In the Flavobacterium acetivorans genome, one interval contains:
- the sucD gene encoding succinate--CoA ligase subunit alpha, with translation MSVLVNKDSKIIVQGFTGSEGTFHASQMIEYGTNVVGGVTPGKGGTTHLDRPVFNTVKDAVEQAGADTTIIFVPPAFAADAIMEAADAGIKVIIAITEGIPVADMIHANNYVKERNARLIGPNCPGIITPGEAKVGIMPGFVFKKGTVGIVSKSGTLTYEAADQVVKQGLGITTAIGIGGDPIIGTTTKEAVELLMNDPETECIVMIGEIGGQLEADAAKWIKADGNRKPVVGFIAGVTAPAGRTMGHAGAIVGGADDTAEAKKQIMRDNGIHVVDSPAEIGKKVKEVLG, from the coding sequence ATGAGTGTTTTAGTTAATAAAGATTCCAAAATAATTGTTCAAGGATTTACAGGAAGTGAAGGAACTTTCCACGCTTCTCAAATGATTGAGTACGGTACTAACGTTGTGGGTGGTGTTACTCCGGGTAAAGGAGGAACTACGCATTTAGACAGACCTGTTTTTAATACAGTGAAAGATGCTGTAGAACAAGCTGGAGCTGACACTACTATCATTTTTGTACCACCTGCTTTTGCTGCTGATGCAATTATGGAAGCTGCTGATGCTGGAATAAAAGTGATTATCGCAATTACAGAAGGAATTCCTGTTGCTGATATGATTCACGCTAATAACTATGTAAAAGAAAGAAATGCAAGATTAATTGGTCCTAACTGTCCTGGAATTATTACTCCTGGTGAAGCTAAAGTGGGTATTATGCCAGGTTTTGTTTTCAAAAAAGGAACCGTAGGTATCGTTTCAAAATCAGGAACTTTAACTTATGAGGCTGCTGATCAAGTGGTAAAACAAGGATTAGGAATCACTACTGCTATCGGTATTGGTGGAGATCCAATCATTGGAACTACTACTAAAGAAGCGGTTGAATTATTGATGAACGATCCAGAAACGGAATGTATCGTTATGATTGGTGAAATTGGAGGTCAACTAGAAGCTGATGCTGCTAAATGGATCAAAGCTGATGGTAACCGTAAACCAGTTGTAGGATTCATCGCAGGAGTTACTGCTCCAGCGGGACGTACAATGGGTCATGCAGGTGCTATCGTTGGTGGAGCTGATGATACTGCTGAAGCTAAAAAACAAATCATGAGAGACAACGGTATTCATGTTGTTGATTCACCAGCTGAAATTGGTAAAAAAGTAAAAGAAGTTTTAGGATAG
- the fabG gene encoding 3-oxoacyl-[acyl-carrier-protein] reductase, translated as MKLLEGKVAIITGASRGIGKGIAEVFAKHGANVAFTYSSSVESALALENELNALGIKAKGYQSNAADFNEAQTFVDAVLAEFGTVDILINNAGITKDNLLMRMSEADFDQVIDVNLKSVFNMTKAIQKTFLKQRAGSIINMSSVVGVKGNAGQTNYAASKAGVIGFTKSVALELGSRNIRCNAIAPGFIETEMTAKLSDDVVQGWRDGIPLKRGGTTDDVANACLFFASDMSAYVTGQVMNVDGGMLT; from the coding sequence ATGAAATTACTAGAAGGAAAAGTGGCCATTATAACAGGCGCAAGTCGCGGAATTGGAAAAGGAATTGCAGAGGTTTTTGCAAAACATGGAGCAAATGTTGCTTTTACTTACAGTTCGTCTGTTGAGTCGGCTTTAGCATTAGAAAACGAATTAAACGCTTTAGGAATTAAAGCCAAAGGATACCAATCAAACGCGGCAGATTTTAATGAAGCACAAACATTTGTGGATGCTGTTTTGGCTGAATTTGGAACTGTAGATATTTTGATTAACAATGCAGGAATTACGAAAGACAACCTTTTGATGCGTATGTCTGAAGCTGATTTTGATCAAGTTATTGATGTCAATTTGAAATCGGTATTCAATATGACAAAAGCAATTCAAAAAACATTCTTGAAACAACGTGCCGGTTCTATCATCAATATGAGTAGTGTAGTGGGAGTGAAAGGAAATGCCGGACAAACAAATTATGCTGCTTCTAAGGCTGGAGTTATTGGTTTTACAAAATCAGTTGCTTTGGAATTAGGTTCACGTAACATTCGTTGTAATGCGATTGCGCCAGGATTTATTGAGACGGAAATGACTGCAAAATTAAGTGACGATGTGGTTCAAGGATGGAGAGACGGTATTCCGTTGAAACGCGGTGGAACAACTGATGATGTGGCCAATGCTTGTCTTTTCTTTGCTTCAGATATGAGTGCATACGTTACCGGACAAGTCATGAATGTTGACGGAGGAATGCTTACCTAG
- a CDS encoding UDP-3-O-(3-hydroxymyristoyl)glucosamine N-acyltransferase, producing the protein MKFPKVYPLQEIAAIIDCEYVGDSNFPVLGMNEIHVVEAGDIVFVDHPKYYDKALNSAATIILINKKVDCPEGKALLLSDDPFRDFNKLTNHFKPFQASNASISASAEIGQNTVIQPNSFIGNHVVIGKNCLIHSNVSIYDHTIIGDNVIIHAGTILGADAFYYKKREEGFDQLLSGGRVVIENNVGIGALCTIDKGVTGDTTIGEGTKIDNQVHVGHDTVIGKKCLIASQTGIAGCVIIEDEVTIWGQVGTTSGITIGEKAVILGQTGVTKSVEGGKTYFGTPIEESREKLKQLANIKKIPEILIKLK; encoded by the coding sequence ATGAAATTCCCAAAAGTTTATCCTTTACAAGAAATTGCAGCCATAATTGACTGCGAGTATGTTGGTGATTCGAATTTTCCCGTTTTGGGCATGAATGAAATTCATGTTGTTGAAGCAGGTGATATTGTTTTTGTAGATCATCCCAAATATTACGATAAGGCACTAAACTCAGCCGCAACTATTATTTTAATCAATAAAAAAGTAGATTGTCCAGAAGGAAAAGCTTTATTATTGTCAGACGATCCTTTTAGAGATTTCAACAAGTTGACGAATCATTTCAAGCCTTTTCAAGCTTCTAACGCTTCGATTTCTGCTTCAGCTGAAATAGGTCAAAACACTGTAATTCAACCAAATAGCTTCATAGGTAATCATGTGGTGATAGGGAAGAATTGTTTGATCCATTCTAATGTTTCTATTTATGACCATACAATTATAGGTGATAATGTCATCATTCATGCCGGAACAATTTTAGGAGCTGATGCTTTTTATTATAAGAAGCGAGAAGAAGGTTTTGATCAATTGCTTTCGGGCGGAAGAGTGGTTATTGAGAACAATGTAGGCATTGGAGCTTTGTGTACAATTGATAAAGGGGTTACTGGAGATACGACCATTGGAGAAGGAACAAAAATAGACAATCAGGTACATGTAGGTCATGATACTGTAATTGGGAAAAAATGTTTAATTGCTTCACAAACGGGTATTGCCGGCTGCGTAATTATTGAGGATGAAGTTACCATTTGGGGGCAGGTAGGAACCACAAGCGGAATTACTATTGGTGAAAAAGCGGTGATTCTTGGTCAAACCGGGGTTACAAAATCGGTTGAAGGAGGAAAGACCTATTTTGGTACGCCTATCGAAGAGTCCAGAGAAAAATTAAAACAATTGGCTAATATCAAAAAGATTCCTGAAATTTTAATTAAATTAAAATAA
- a CDS encoding Na+/H+ antiporter NhaC family protein: MTKHVKNDGNPFALIPLLIFIFTFLGAGIWLNDFYAFPSPVAVLLGIISAFLLFKSSTEEKISTLIAGCGESKIMTMCLIYLLAGAFAVVSKATGGVDAVVSLGINNIDVAYFPLGIFLIAAFLSTATGTSVGAIVAIGPIAVSLADKSGASLPLISGALLGGSMLGDNLSMISDTTIAATQSLGCKLKDKFKINLFIAFPAALITILVLFYLGLNSDINTVAIPTNSFNWVTIVPYVLVIVLAVSGVNVFSTLIIGTLLAGAIGFFGDNFTLMAFTQKIYEGFTSMTEIFLLSMLTGGLAAMVDKAGGIDYVLSQVKRRIKSKKSAQTGIGTLVGLANLAIANNTVSIVITGNIAKEINDEYDLNPRKTATILDIFSCIIQGILPYGAQVLLILSFANGKLNFVDLISNAWYHLFLFIFTLVAIYANFWDKWVNRIFKI, translated from the coding sequence ATGACAAAACATGTTAAAAATGATGGTAATCCATTCGCTTTAATTCCTTTATTGATTTTTATCTTTACTTTCTTGGGAGCTGGTATTTGGCTCAATGATTTCTATGCGTTTCCATCTCCGGTTGCGGTTTTATTGGGAATTATTTCTGCATTTCTCCTTTTTAAATCATCTACAGAGGAGAAAATTTCAACTTTGATAGCCGGATGCGGAGAAAGTAAAATAATGACTATGTGTTTGATTTATTTACTGGCTGGTGCTTTTGCAGTCGTGAGTAAAGCTACGGGCGGTGTAGATGCAGTAGTAAGTTTAGGAATTAATAATATTGATGTTGCCTATTTTCCGTTGGGAATTTTTTTAATCGCTGCTTTTTTATCTACGGCAACTGGAACTTCGGTTGGAGCGATTGTCGCCATTGGACCCATAGCGGTAAGTTTGGCTGACAAAAGTGGCGCTTCTTTGCCTTTAATTTCAGGTGCTTTATTGGGAGGTTCGATGCTGGGAGACAATCTTTCGATGATATCGGATACTACGATTGCGGCAACACAATCTTTGGGTTGTAAATTGAAGGACAAGTTTAAAATCAATTTATTTATTGCTTTTCCTGCTGCGCTAATCACTATTTTAGTTCTCTTTTATTTGGGATTAAATTCTGATATTAACACCGTTGCAATTCCTACAAACAGCTTTAATTGGGTTACTATAGTTCCTTATGTGTTGGTGATTGTTCTGGCGGTATCCGGAGTTAATGTTTTTTCGACATTAATTATTGGCACTTTGCTTGCTGGTGCCATCGGTTTTTTTGGGGATAATTTTACTTTGATGGCTTTTACCCAGAAAATCTATGAAGGCTTTACCAGTATGACTGAAATTTTCTTACTTTCTATGCTTACAGGTGGTTTAGCAGCCATGGTAGATAAAGCCGGCGGTATCGATTATGTTTTGTCTCAGGTGAAAAGACGCATTAAAAGCAAAAAATCAGCTCAAACTGGAATTGGAACATTAGTGGGACTCGCGAATTTAGCAATTGCTAACAATACGGTTTCTATCGTCATTACGGGAAATATTGCCAAAGAAATCAATGACGAATATGATTTAAATCCAAGGAAAACGGCAACAATACTTGATATTTTTTCTTGTATTATTCAGGGGATTTTGCCTTACGGAGCTCAAGTGCTGCTAATTTTAAGCTTTGCTAATGGGAAACTGAATTTCGTAGATTTAATCAGTAATGCCTGGTATCACTTATTCTTGTTTATCTTTACATTGGTTGCTATTTATGCCAATTTTTGGGATAAATGGGTAAATCGCATTTTTAAAATTTAA